In Humulus lupulus chromosome 6, drHumLupu1.1, whole genome shotgun sequence, a single genomic region encodes these proteins:
- the LOC133782943 gene encoding ubiquitin carboxyl-terminal hydrolase 23, with protein MAESLIQVEEPQTRSDGILKCKLDLSKGSSSSSSLFQRRIKFHPARKPFKGFRNGGGDFRMETLNPSSSDSTRPGSVKVGKKSDGSEILENGLDPELSFGITFRRIGAGLENLGNTCFLNSVLQCLTYTEPLAAYLQSGKHQNSCHIAGFCALCAIQKHVSRALQSTGRSLAPKDLVSNLRCISRNFRNCRQEDAHEYMVNLLESMHKCCLPSGVPSESPSAYEKSLVHKIFGGSLRSQVKCLQCSFCSNKFDPFLDLSLEIVKADSLHKALLNFTAAEQLDGGERQYQCQQCKQKVRALKRLTVHKPPNVLTIHLKRFRAHDPGQKIDKKVTFGPTLDLKSFVSGSYEGDLKYTLYGVLVHYGWSTHSGHYYSYVRTSSGMWYSLDDSRVVQVSEKTVLEQKAYMLFYVRDRKNVIPRKPVDLSQKENTKANENRTKICANSNQVLTRPVQYGSNGVTSSAPVTRKDALNVGRLKISHSNETLDQPKPEPSQTTSLVKDPMEMLPLLPENSEQCLKTDTPSENGDASKLETGTSTVATNTNGFNEEGSLTKNSSVSVVTSANIEDIQNSAPTTDHNTNKTSQKDIPTLHVEESRVASLKVPIGLPDQPNCEKSLIGNITNCNGAENLLDKKAGYSGPDSILDESVKSSGPSNVTSGSLKGEASDKSHKKLKKKLLRRQVPNMSFRSSMFLRASLAVRKKKKHKKSKLMASDSKNRSKELITNKNCFPSDLGPSTSEKTPTSPRKKAKSGARKEAIGTATTKDGNSCGDSLKKAVDGELTKRIGQNCSVLATDEQLQSDSGLSLNQTSRETASCEREKVQNGWMDVLTRGLSETVVARWDGIEVPPQAVDSTAAGNVNIGYVADEWDEEYDRGKRKKVRQSQHEFGGENPFQQIASKKTNFKKAKMDRFRSGNQPLRI; from the exons ATGGCGGAGAGTTTGATACAGGTTGAGGAGCCACAAACCCGTTCTGATGGGATTTTGAAATGTAAGCTTGATTTATCGaaaggatcttcttcttcttcttctctgttccAGAGAAGAATCAAGTTCCATCCAGCGAGGAAGCCCTTCAAGGGATTTCGTAATGGTGGTGGCGATTTTCGAATGGAGACTCTAAACCCCAGTAGCTCGGATTCAACCCGACCGGGATCGGTAAAAGTTGGCAAGAAAAGTGATGGGTCTGAGATTTTGGAAAATGGGTTGGATCCAGAGCTCAGTTTTGGAATTACCTTTAGGAGGATT GGTGCTGGTTTAGAAAATCTCGGGAACACTTGCTTTCTCAACTCGGTACTGCAGTGTCTGACATATACCGAGCCTTTAGCGGCATACCTGCAAAGTGGCAAGCATCAAAACTCTT GCCATATTGCTGGTTTTTGTGCTTTATGTGCTATCCAGAAACATGTTAGTCGCGCTCTGCAATCAACTGGAAGAAGTTTAGCTCCTAAGGATCTTGTCTCAAACTTGAGGT GCATATCTCGAAATTTCCGTAATTGTAGGCAGGAGGATGCACATGAGTACATGGTGAACTTGTTAGAATCCATGCATAAATGTTGCTTACCTTCTGGAGTCCCAAGTGAGTCCCCGAGTGCTTACGAGAAGAGTTTGGTACACAAGATCTTTGGTGGTAGCCTCAGAAGTCAG GTCAAGTGTTTGCAGTGCTCTTTTTGCTCTAACAAATTTGATCCTTTTTTGGATCTAAGTCTTGAAATAGTCAAGGCAGACTCCTTGCATAAAGCACTCTTGAACTTCACTGCCGCTGAACAACTAGATGGAGGAGAAAGGCAATATCAGTGCCAGCAATGCAAGCAGAAAGTTAGGGCTCTTAAACGGCTCACAGTTCACAAGCCACCAAATGTCCTTACCATTCATTTAAAACGATTTCGTGCACATGATCCTGGTCAAAAGATTGATAAGAAAGTTACTTTTGGTCCGACATTAGATTTAAAATCATTTGTCAGTGGTTCCTAT GAAGGAGATCTGAAATATACACTCTATGGTGTTTTAGTTCATTACGGATGGAGCACCCACTCAGGTCACTATTACTCCTATGTCCGCACGTCAAGTGGGATGTGGTATTCTCTTGATGACAGCCGG GTTGTCCAAGTTAGCGAGAAGACAGTCCTAGAACAAAAAGCTTACATGTTGTTTTATGTGCGCGATAGAAAGAATGTAATTCCAAGAAAACCTGTGGATCTTTCTCAGAAAGAGAATACTAAAGCAAATGAAAATAGAACTAAAATTTGTGCAAATTCTAACCAAGTCTTAACAAGACCCGTTCAATATGGATCGAATGGAGTAACCTCTTCTGCTCCTGTGACACGAAAAGATGCATTAAATGTTGGTCGACTAAAGATCTCCCATTCAAATGAAACGCTGGATCAGCCCAAGCCAGAACCATCACAAACTACATCTCTAGTAAAGGATCCAATGGAAATGCTCCCTCTTCTGCCTGAAAATTCGGAACAATGCTTGAAAACTGATACACCAAGTGAAAATGGTGATGCTTCTAAGCTTGAAACTGGTACTTCAACAGTGGCTACTAATACTAATGGCTTTAATGAAgaaggaagtttaactaaaaacTCTAGCGTTTCAGTTGTCACATCTGCCAACATAGAGGACATTCAAAACTCTGCACCCACTACTGACCATAATACTAACAAGACTTCCCAGAAG GATATACCTACTTTGCATGTGGAGGAGTCAAGAGTGGCTTCGCTTAAAGTGCCCATTGGTTTACCAGACCAACCAAACTGCGAAAAAAGTTTG ATTGGAAATATTACAAACTGTAATGGTGCTGAAAATTTGTTGGATAAGAAGGCTGGTTATTCTGGTCCAGATTCCATCCTTGATGAGTCGGTAAAATCATCTGGCCCATCAAATGTAACAAGTGGATCTTTAAAAGGGGAAGCTTCTGATAAGTCTCataaaaaattaaagaagaaaCTTTTAAGGCGTCAAGTTCCAAACATGAGTTTTCGCTCAAGCATGTTTTTGAGGGCATCATTGGCTGTACGGAAGAAAAAGAAACACAAAAAGAGTAAGCTCATGGCCTCGGATAGCAAGAATCGTAGCAAGGAGCTTATAACGAACAAAAATTGCTTCCCATCAGATTTGGGGCCATCTACATCTGAGAAAACCCCTACTTCTCCAAGAAAAAAAGCCAAATCTGGTGCTAGAAAAGAAGCAATTGGTACTGCTACTACTAAAGATGGAAATTCTTGTGGTGATTCCTTGAAAAAAGCTGTAGATGGGGAACTCACAAAGAGAATTGGTCAAAATTGCTCTGTTCTAGCTACAGATGAGCAATTGCAGAGTGATTCTGGCTTGTCATTGAACCAGACCTCAAGGGAAACTGCCAGCTGTGAAAGAGAGAAGGTGCAAAATGGCTGGATGGATGTGCTTACCCGTGGTCTTTCGGAGACAGTTG TTGCACGTTGGGATGGAATAGAAGTGCCTCCTCAGGCAGTAGACTCTACTGCTGCTGGCAATGTCAACATTGGTTATGTAGCAGATGAATG GGACGAAGAGTATGACCGGGGAAAGAGAAAGAAGGTAAGGCAATCTCAGCATGAATTCGGTGGAGAGAATCCTTTCCAACAAATTGCAAGCAAGAAAACAAACTTCAAGAAGGCAAAGATGGATAGGTTCAGATCTGGAAACCAGCCACTGAGGATATGA